One genomic region from Streptomyces sp. NBC_01304 encodes:
- a CDS encoding response regulator transcription factor: MTASERLRIIVVDDHTVMRAGVVALLSGEPSIEIVGEAGDGRAALELIEEHAPDLALLDLRMPVLDGVATTAQIVARHPRTRVLILTTYDTDAEIERAVEAGAIGYLLKDATREQLVAAIHAAARGETVLAPRVAEKLVARMRRPVQVPLTGREVDVLNAVADGMTNAEIGRRLVIAEATVKTHLLRLFAKLDAKDRTHAVVIALERGLLRR, encoded by the coding sequence ATGACGGCCAGTGAGCGGCTGCGCATCATCGTGGTCGACGACCACACGGTCATGCGGGCCGGCGTCGTCGCCCTCCTGTCCGGCGAGCCCAGCATCGAGATCGTCGGCGAGGCCGGGGACGGCCGGGCGGCCCTGGAACTCATCGAGGAGCACGCCCCCGACCTGGCCCTGCTCGACCTGCGGATGCCGGTGCTCGACGGGGTCGCCACCACGGCTCAGATCGTGGCGCGGCATCCGCGTACCCGGGTACTGATCCTGACGACGTACGACACCGATGCGGAGATCGAGCGGGCGGTGGAGGCCGGGGCGATCGGCTACTTGCTGAAGGACGCGACGCGGGAGCAGCTGGTCGCGGCGATCCACGCGGCGGCGCGGGGGGAGACCGTGCTGGCGCCTCGGGTGGCGGAGAAGTTGGTGGCTCGGATGCGACGGCCTGTGCAAGTCCCCTTGACGGGGCGGGAGGTGGATGTGCTGAACGCTGTCGCGGACGGGATGACGAACGCGGAGATCGGGCGCCGACTTGTCATCGCCGAGGCGACCGTGAAGACGCATCTGCTGAGGTTGTTCGCGAAGCTCGACGCGAAGGATCGCACCCATGCGGTGGTGATCGCGCTGGAGCGGGGGTTGTTGCGGCGCTGA